The following coding sequences lie in one Mycobacterium sp. DL440 genomic window:
- a CDS encoding YdcF family protein: MLFGGLSAPVAQAVPPVAGKDFTKPAIVILGYGLKPDGSMRAILYHRVLTGLAIAQSFPQSPVIVTGGNPQNGQTEAAQMRNLLLMLGFPANRIIVEDKANSTVQNAQFSVPLAKKAGATGIIVVTSSTHQGRADQNFADAGGTVLATVSFPDGNPSVNIAQFVRDVLSPATPIG; the protein is encoded by the coding sequence ATGCTGTTCGGCGGGCTGAGCGCGCCCGTCGCCCAAGCAGTCCCGCCGGTGGCCGGCAAGGATTTCACCAAGCCCGCGATCGTCATCCTGGGCTACGGGCTGAAGCCGGACGGGTCGATGCGGGCCATCCTGTATCACCGCGTGCTCACGGGGCTGGCGATCGCCCAGTCGTTCCCGCAGTCGCCCGTCATCGTCACCGGCGGCAACCCGCAGAACGGTCAGACCGAGGCGGCTCAGATGCGCAATCTGCTTCTCATGCTGGGTTTCCCGGCCAACCGGATCATCGTCGAGGACAAGGCCAACAGCACCGTGCAGAACGCGCAGTTCTCGGTGCCGCTGGCCAAGAAGGCCGGCGCCACCGGGATCATCGTGGTGACCTCTTCGACGCATCAGGGCCGCGCGGATCAGAACTTCGCGGACGCCGGCGGCACTGTGCTGGCCACGGTGAGCTTCCCGGACGGAAACCCGTCGGTGAACATCGCGCAGTTCGTGCGCGATGTCCTGAGCCCGGCGACGCCGATCGGCTGA
- a CDS encoding SRPBCC family protein, translating into MATSDSREVVIEATPQEILDVVADVEATPTWSPQYQRAEILESYDDGRPKQVKMTVKAAGLTDEQVIEYTWSENKVSWTLVRAGQLKAQDASYTLTPDGDKTKVRFDISIDLSVPLPGFILKRTMKGGVETATEGLRKQVLKVKKG; encoded by the coding sequence ATGGCAACCAGCGATTCCCGTGAAGTAGTGATCGAGGCGACCCCACAGGAGATCCTCGACGTCGTCGCCGATGTCGAGGCGACGCCCACCTGGTCGCCCCAATACCAGCGCGCGGAGATCCTCGAGTCCTACGACGACGGCCGGCCCAAGCAGGTGAAGATGACGGTCAAGGCCGCCGGGCTGACCGATGAGCAGGTGATCGAGTACACCTGGAGCGAGAACAAGGTCAGCTGGACGTTGGTGCGGGCCGGCCAGCTCAAGGCCCAGGACGCCAGCTACACGCTGACCCCCGACGGTGACAAGACCAAGGTCCGGTTCGACATCTCCATCGATCTGTCGGTGCCGCTGCCGGGCTTCATCCTCAAGCGGACCATGAAGGGCGGCGTCGAGACAGCCACCGAAGGCCTGCGCAAGCAGGTGCTCAAGGTCAAGAAGGGCTAG
- a CDS encoding alpha-keto acid decarboxylase family protein, which produces MGENGYTVGDYLLDRLAELGVTEVFGVPGDYQLEFLDHILTHPTLRWVGGANELNAGYAADGYGRLRGMAALVTTFGVGELSAANAIAGSYAEHVPVVHIVGAPSKDSQAARRIVHHTLGDGDFDHFLRISREITCAQANLVPATATREIDRVLSEVREQKRPGYLLIATDVARFPTEPPAAPLPRYTGGTSPRALSMFTAAAAEMIADHRLTVLADFLVHRLDCVDELNALLAADTVGHATLMWGKSLVDESSPSYLGIYAGAASEDSVREAIEGAPVLVTAGVLFTDMVSGFFSQRIDPARTIDIGVNQSVVAGQVYAPLDMSAALGAVTAILTERGITSPALPPLPIRTHTDPPGRDAALTQETLWDRLSEALTPGNVVLADQGTSFYGMAGHRLASGVTFIGQPLWGSIGYTLPAAVGAGLADRDRRTVLLIGDGAAQLTVQELGAFGREGLAPVVVVVNNDGYTVERAIHGVTAEYNDITGWRWTELPAALGVPDALTFRVSTYGELDDALTAAAATPDRMVFVEVMLGRMDIPPLLTELAQSASDANSS; this is translated from the coding sequence ATGGGCGAAAACGGCTACACCGTCGGCGACTACCTGCTGGACCGGCTCGCCGAACTGGGGGTGACCGAGGTATTCGGCGTCCCCGGCGACTATCAGCTGGAGTTCCTCGACCACATCCTCACCCACCCCACACTCCGCTGGGTGGGTGGCGCCAACGAGCTCAACGCCGGCTATGCCGCCGATGGCTACGGTCGGCTACGCGGCATGGCCGCCCTGGTCACCACATTCGGGGTCGGTGAGTTGTCGGCGGCGAATGCGATCGCCGGCAGTTACGCCGAACATGTGCCGGTGGTGCACATCGTCGGCGCGCCGTCCAAGGATTCCCAGGCGGCACGTCGGATCGTGCACCACACCTTGGGCGACGGGGACTTCGATCACTTTCTGCGGATCAGTCGCGAGATCACCTGCGCCCAGGCGAATCTGGTGCCCGCGACGGCGACACGCGAGATCGACCGGGTGCTCTCAGAGGTCCGCGAACAGAAGCGGCCCGGCTACCTGCTGATCGCGACCGATGTGGCCCGGTTCCCCACCGAGCCTCCCGCCGCACCGCTGCCCCGCTACACCGGCGGCACCAGCCCGCGCGCACTGTCGATGTTCACCGCGGCGGCCGCCGAGATGATCGCAGACCACCGGCTCACCGTGCTCGCCGATTTCCTGGTACACCGCCTGGACTGCGTCGACGAGCTCAATGCGCTACTGGCGGCCGACACGGTCGGGCACGCCACGTTGATGTGGGGCAAGAGCCTGGTCGACGAGAGCTCACCTAGCTATCTGGGTATCTATGCCGGTGCGGCCAGCGAGGATTCGGTGCGCGAGGCGATCGAGGGCGCCCCGGTGCTGGTGACCGCGGGCGTGTTGTTCACCGACATGGTCAGCGGATTCTTCAGCCAACGCATCGACCCGGCCCGCACCATCGACATCGGCGTCAACCAGAGTGTGGTGGCCGGGCAGGTCTACGCCCCGCTCGACATGTCGGCCGCGCTCGGCGCCGTCACCGCGATCCTTACCGAGCGCGGCATCACCTCACCGGCGCTGCCCCCGCTCCCCATTCGGACGCACACCGACCCACCCGGACGCGATGCCGCGTTGACCCAGGAAACCTTGTGGGACAGGCTTTCTGAGGCCCTCACCCCCGGCAATGTGGTACTTGCCGATCAGGGCACGTCGTTCTACGGGATGGCCGGACACCGATTGGCTTCGGGAGTGACGTTCATCGGCCAACCACTGTGGGGTTCGATCGGCTACACCCTGCCTGCCGCAGTCGGCGCCGGACTCGCCGACCGGGACCGGCGCACGGTACTGCTGATCGGCGACGGCGCCGCGCAGCTGACCGTCCAGGAACTCGGAGCGTTCGGTCGTGAGGGCCTGGCCCCGGTCGTGGTGGTGGTCAACAACGACGGCTACACCGTCGAACGCGCAATCCACGGTGTCACAGCCGAATACAACGACATCACCGGTTGGCGCTGGACAGAGCTGCCCGCCGCGCTCGGCGTCCCCGATGCGCTCACTTTCCGGGTCAGCACCTACGGCGAACTCGACGATGCGTTGACAGCCGCGGCGGCCACTCCGGACCGCATGGTGTTCGTCGAGGTGATGCTGGGCCGGATGGACATCCCGCCGCTGCTGACCGAGTTGGCGCAGTCCGCGTCGGACGCCAACTCAAGCTGA
- a CDS encoding CaiB/BaiF CoA-transferase family protein, with protein sequence MTNTGPLAGVRVIELGGIGPGPHAAMMLSDLGADVVRVRRPGGLTMPAENVDLMHRGKRIVDLDVKSEPGKLLDLVAKADVLLDCFRPGTCERLGIGPAECEAVNPRLIFARITGWGQDGPLATTAGHDINYLSQTGALSAIGYRDRPPVAPLNLVADFGGGSMLVLIGIVAALYERERSGKGQVIDAAMVDGVSMLAQMMWTMRATGSLRDERESFLLDGGAPYYRTYETSDGGYMAVGSIEPQFFAQLVAGLGLEAAEIPGQFELARYDEMRAIFTERFATKTRDEWTKIFAGTDACVTPVLTWGEAAEGEHLLARSTLVTVDGVAQAAPAPRFSRTSPGTPGRPPQSSTDITDIGWA encoded by the coding sequence ATGACCAACACCGGACCGCTCGCCGGAGTGCGAGTTATCGAACTCGGGGGCATCGGCCCCGGACCGCACGCCGCGATGATGCTCTCGGACCTGGGTGCCGACGTGGTGCGGGTCCGCCGTCCCGGTGGCCTGACCATGCCTGCCGAGAACGTCGACCTGATGCACCGCGGCAAGCGCATCGTGGACCTGGACGTCAAGTCCGAGCCCGGCAAGCTGTTGGACCTGGTCGCCAAAGCCGATGTGCTGCTGGACTGTTTCCGTCCCGGCACCTGCGAACGTCTCGGTATCGGGCCGGCCGAGTGTGAGGCCGTCAACCCACGGCTGATCTTCGCCCGGATCACCGGCTGGGGCCAGGACGGGCCGCTGGCCACCACGGCGGGCCACGACATCAACTACCTGTCGCAGACCGGCGCGCTGAGCGCGATCGGCTACCGCGACCGCCCGCCGGTGGCACCGCTCAACCTGGTTGCCGATTTCGGTGGTGGCTCGATGCTGGTGTTGATCGGCATCGTCGCCGCGCTGTACGAACGGGAACGCTCCGGAAAGGGGCAGGTGATCGATGCCGCGATGGTCGATGGGGTCAGCATGCTGGCGCAGATGATGTGGACGATGCGGGCCACCGGATCGTTGCGCGACGAACGCGAGTCGTTCCTGCTGGACGGCGGCGCCCCGTACTACCGGACCTACGAGACGTCCGACGGTGGCTACATGGCCGTCGGTTCGATCGAGCCGCAGTTCTTCGCGCAGCTGGTGGCCGGTCTCGGTTTGGAAGCCGCCGAGATCCCCGGGCAGTTCGAACTGGCCCGGTATGACGAGATGCGGGCCATCTTCACCGAGCGGTTCGCCACCAAGACCCGCGACGAGTGGACCAAGATCTTCGCGGGTACCGACGCGTGTGTGACGCCGGTGCTCACCTGGGGTGAGGCTGCCGAGGGCGAGCATCTGCTGGCCCGGTCGACCCTGGTCACCGTGGACGGTGTAGCCCAGGCGGCCCCGGCCCCGCGGTTCTCGCGGACCTCGCCGGGAACGCCCGGCCGGCCGCCCCAGTCGAGCACCGACATCACCGACATCGGCTGGGCCTGA
- a CDS encoding TetR/AcrR family transcriptional regulator, with translation MNSPTTSVEADKSAFRSRLLDAMIQSVVEDGYQNTTVADIVRRAKTSRRTFYEHFASREECFVALLTTVNTKHVREIARVVDTQAPWQAQVRQAVEAWIGSYQAHPELMLAWIRDLPTMGTAARALQRESMENFVAMVEVMTSSEAFRAAGVSISRGRTIMMIGGLRELTAMTVESGGEVGEIIEDAVLACTAILTPLS, from the coding sequence ATGAACAGTCCTACGACGTCGGTTGAGGCCGACAAGAGCGCGTTCCGGTCGCGGCTGCTCGATGCCATGATTCAGTCGGTCGTCGAGGACGGCTATCAGAACACCACCGTCGCCGACATCGTGCGCCGGGCCAAGACGTCGCGCCGTACCTTCTACGAGCATTTCGCCAGCCGTGAGGAGTGTTTCGTTGCGCTGCTGACCACGGTCAACACCAAGCATGTGCGGGAGATCGCCCGGGTGGTCGACACGCAGGCGCCGTGGCAGGCTCAGGTCCGCCAGGCGGTTGAGGCGTGGATCGGCTCCTATCAGGCCCACCCCGAGTTGATGCTGGCCTGGATTCGCGATCTGCCGACCATGGGAACCGCGGCGCGGGCGCTGCAACGCGAGTCGATGGAGAACTTCGTCGCAATGGTGGAGGTGATGACGAGCTCCGAGGCTTTCCGCGCGGCCGGAGTGTCGATCTCACGGGGCCGCACCATCATGATGATCGGCGGGTTGCGTGAGCTCACCGCGATGACCGTCGAGAGCGGTGGCGAGGTGGGAGAGATCATCGAGGACGCGGTGCTGGCCTGCACCGCGATATTGACCCCACTCAGCTGA
- a CDS encoding UBP-type zinc finger domain-containing protein produces MSNPVDPTALPSGTGCAECTAAGGWWVHLRRCAACGHIGCCDDSLARHASAHWRETGHPIIRSFEPGEDWFWDFETNQYYDGPELAPPQHHPEDQPAPGPKGQVPKDWVHQLNNR; encoded by the coding sequence ATGAGTAATCCGGTCGATCCGACCGCCCTCCCCAGCGGCACCGGATGCGCGGAGTGCACCGCCGCTGGTGGCTGGTGGGTCCATCTGCGGCGCTGTGCGGCATGCGGGCATATCGGTTGCTGTGATGATTCGTTGGCCCGTCACGCGTCGGCGCATTGGCGCGAGACCGGGCATCCGATCATCCGCTCCTTCGAGCCGGGCGAGGACTGGTTCTGGGACTTCGAGACCAACCAGTACTACGACGGGCCCGAGCTTGCCCCGCCACAGCATCATCCGGAAGACCAGCCGGCACCGGGGCCGAAGGGGCAGGTGCCCAAGGACTGGGTCCATCAGCTGAACAACCGTTAG
- a CDS encoding TetR/AcrR family transcriptional regulator: MARPAQTARSERTREALRQAALVRFLAQGVEDTSAEQIAADAGVSLRTFYRHFASKHDLLFADYDAGLHWFRAALAERPASESILDSVQSAILAFPYDVDAVTKIASMRAAELDPDRIVRHIRQVESDFADAIADLLVARHGGGLQGDERLRIVVTARCVAASVFGAMELWMVGNDAGERSLPELARLCRAALEALRSGFA; the protein is encoded by the coding sequence ATGGCCAGGCCCGCGCAGACCGCGCGCAGTGAACGGACTCGGGAGGCGCTGCGGCAGGCCGCGTTGGTGCGCTTCCTGGCTCAGGGGGTCGAGGACACGTCAGCCGAACAGATCGCCGCCGACGCCGGGGTCTCCCTGCGCACGTTCTACCGGCACTTCGCGTCCAAGCACGATCTGCTGTTTGCCGATTACGACGCCGGCCTGCATTGGTTCCGTGCCGCGCTGGCCGAACGGCCGGCGTCCGAATCAATCCTCGACTCGGTGCAGTCGGCCATCCTGGCCTTCCCGTATGACGTCGACGCGGTGACCAAGATCGCCAGCATGCGCGCCGCGGAACTCGACCCGGACCGGATCGTGCGCCACATCCGCCAGGTTGAATCCGACTTCGCCGACGCGATCGCCGATCTGCTGGTCGCCCGCCACGGTGGTGGACTGCAGGGTGATGAACGATTGCGGATCGTGGTCACCGCCAGGTGCGTCGCGGCCTCGGTCTTCGGTGCCATGGAGTTGTGGATGGTGGGTAACGACGCGGGTGAGCGGTCGCTGCCGGAGTTGGCGCGGCTGTGCCGGGCTGCGCTGGAAGCGCTGCGGTCGGGCTTCGCTTGA
- a CDS encoding NAD(P)/FAD-dependent oxidoreductase: MADYDVIVIGAGHNGLAAAALLARAGMRTLCLEAKRYAGGMASTVELFDGYRFEIAGSLQFPTSAVVSAELGLDTLPTVDLEVMSVSLRGIGDPPVVYYADPMKMLGHLGEVHGADAVAGMAGLMAWSLAPTRALGRFDAGRLPRTLDEMYACAATESERAAIDDLLFGSVSDVLDRYLPDKDKHGALRGMLAFLAVNTTYRGPETPGSAAALAYGLAVPDANAVLMKKLAGGIGALTEHLHALLTAAGGELRLRSSVDRISVDDGRITGVRLADGTTITAPVVVSAIAPDTTVTKLVDPEALPAEVRERFIRIDHRGSYLQMHFALDGAPTFEAPYEMLNDPGMQAAIGLFSTPEELQQQWQDARRGIVPADPAIAFQIPSAHDSTLAPEGKHAASAFALWFPVEESASGYGELKEEMGRRVIEKIARLAPDFERRILRHTTFTPRHMGTMFGAPGGDYCHGLIHPEQMGPNRPGPKGYVGQSIPIDGLYLASAGCHGGPGITFIPGYNAAMAVLGD; encoded by the coding sequence ATGGCGGACTACGACGTGATCGTGATCGGCGCCGGGCACAACGGGCTGGCCGCGGCGGCCCTGTTGGCGCGGGCGGGAATGCGCACCCTGTGCCTGGAGGCCAAGCGATATGCCGGCGGGATGGCCTCGACCGTGGAGCTGTTCGACGGCTACCGCTTCGAGATCGCCGGGTCGTTGCAGTTCCCCACCTCGGCCGTGGTCAGTGCCGAGCTCGGTCTGGACACCTTGCCGACGGTGGACCTGGAGGTCATGTCGGTTTCGCTGCGCGGAATCGGTGATCCGCCGGTGGTCTACTACGCCGACCCGATGAAGATGCTGGGCCACCTCGGCGAGGTTCACGGCGCCGACGCAGTGGCAGGCATGGCGGGCCTGATGGCCTGGAGTCTGGCGCCCACCCGGGCGCTCGGCCGGTTCGACGCGGGCCGCCTGCCCCGCACGCTCGACGAGATGTATGCCTGCGCGGCAACAGAATCCGAACGCGCCGCCATCGATGACCTGCTGTTCGGATCGGTCAGCGATGTCCTGGACCGCTACCTGCCGGACAAGGACAAGCACGGTGCGCTTCGCGGCATGCTGGCCTTCCTTGCGGTCAACACCACATACCGCGGGCCCGAGACACCGGGCAGCGCGGCCGCCCTGGCCTACGGCCTGGCGGTGCCAGACGCGAACGCCGTGCTGATGAAGAAACTGGCGGGCGGGATCGGCGCCCTCACCGAACATCTGCACGCCCTGCTCACCGCCGCCGGGGGTGAGCTGCGGTTGCGCAGCAGCGTCGACCGGATATCGGTCGACGACGGCCGGATCACCGGAGTGCGACTGGCCGACGGAACCACCATCACTGCGCCCGTCGTGGTGTCGGCGATCGCCCCGGACACCACGGTCACCAAGCTTGTCGATCCTGAGGCGCTGCCCGCCGAGGTGCGCGAACGGTTCATCCGCATCGACCATCGCGGCAGCTATCTGCAGATGCATTTCGCTCTCGACGGAGCCCCCACCTTCGAGGCCCCCTACGAAATGCTCAACGACCCTGGAATGCAAGCTGCGATCGGCCTTTTCAGCACTCCGGAAGAACTGCAGCAGCAGTGGCAGGATGCCCGCCGCGGGATCGTGCCCGCCGATCCCGCGATCGCCTTCCAGATCCCGTCGGCCCATGATTCGACGCTGGCCCCGGAAGGCAAACATGCCGCCTCGGCGTTCGCGCTGTGGTTCCCGGTCGAGGAGTCGGCATCCGGTTACGGCGAGCTCAAGGAGGAGATGGGCCGACGGGTCATCGAGAAGATCGCCCGGCTGGCACCGGATTTCGAGCGGCGGATCCTCCGGCACACCACCTTCACGCCGCGCCACATGGGCACGATGTTCGGTGCGCCGGGCGGCGACTACTGCCACGGCCTGATCCATCCGGAGCAGATGGGTCCCAACCGCCCCGGACCCAAAGGGTATGTCGGTCAATCGATTCCCATTGACGGTCTGTATCTGGCCAGCGCGGGCTGCCACGGTGGCCCGGGAATCACCTTCATCCCCGGCTATAACGCCGCCATGGCGGTGCTGGGCGACTAA
- a CDS encoding TIGR04222 domain-containing membrane protein produces MSIHEVLDFYASAPTAEAKWYLAALVAAAVFAILWRTATAPRRPASQEPISPTELALLRSEVAPVVAALAGLRASGRITGNGRVDRAVPAGPDDDRFTEQTLARVAADPGHTVPGLFTDSQADLAALEEQLAERGLLRSQSERTRMRWGAAPSFLVLAIGIAYCVYLATHVDNNASYVVPLVVSILATVLYTAVVLPRLLTVDRLTRAGRQRLAAEQGRLAYLNPAERPAYETYGPAAVALSVALFGTAALWAVDSDYSSSVQLAGDSSGGGADGGGCGASCGGGGGGCGSGCGGCGGCGGCGG; encoded by the coding sequence ATGTCGATCCACGAAGTGCTTGATTTTTACGCGTCAGCCCCGACCGCAGAGGCGAAATGGTATTTGGCCGCACTGGTCGCAGCGGCGGTCTTCGCAATTCTCTGGCGGACCGCCACTGCCCCACGGCGACCGGCAAGCCAGGAACCCATCAGCCCGACCGAGCTCGCACTGCTGCGATCGGAGGTCGCCCCGGTGGTCGCTGCCCTGGCCGGGCTGCGCGCCAGTGGACGGATCACCGGCAACGGACGGGTGGACCGCGCAGTGCCCGCCGGCCCGGACGACGACCGGTTCACCGAACAGACCCTGGCCCGGGTCGCCGCCGATCCAGGGCACACCGTGCCGGGCCTGTTCACCGATTCCCAGGCCGATCTGGCCGCGCTGGAAGAACAGCTGGCCGAACGTGGCCTGCTCCGCAGCCAGTCCGAGCGGACCCGGATGCGATGGGGCGCGGCACCGTCATTTCTCGTGCTGGCGATCGGCATCGCCTACTGCGTGTACCTGGCGACCCACGTCGACAACAATGCGAGCTACGTGGTGCCATTGGTTGTATCAATCCTGGCGACCGTTCTCTACACCGCGGTGGTCCTGCCTCGCCTGCTCACCGTCGACCGGCTGACGCGAGCGGGCCGGCAACGCCTCGCCGCCGAGCAGGGGCGCCTGGCCTACCTCAATCCGGCGGAACGCCCGGCGTACGAAACGTATGGGCCGGCAGCGGTGGCCCTTTCGGTGGCGTTGTTCGGCACCGCAGCGCTGTGGGCGGTGGACTCCGACTACTCCAGTTCGGTGCAACTGGCCGGGGATTCCTCCGGCGGCGGCGCTGACGGTGGCGGCTGCGGCGCCTCCTGCGGCGGCGGCGGGGGTGGTTGCGGAAGCGGATGTGGTGGGTGCGGCGGCTGCGGAGGGTGCGGCGGATGA
- a CDS encoding DUF692 domain-containing protein, with protein sequence MTTATRTVPALGDVGLGWRREIAGLIADLTPGFCEAIAEAVPIRRRRARPDPMLAGLAAAGVPVIPHGVALSLGGVEPVQPARVRRLAACAEALGSPLVSEHIAFVRAGGIEAGHLLPVPRTREALDVLVHNIIRTSAQLPVPLAVENIASFVEWPESDLSESEFLTELVERTDVLLVLDVANVYANARNRGLDPQRELARLPVERVAYSHVAGGRQGDDFYHDTHAERTPPEVLDLVTVLRERVDTPFMLERDGRYPPAAELFDELDAIATAAGAASITPCARKVWA encoded by the coding sequence ATGACCACCGCGACCCGCACCGTGCCCGCGCTGGGCGACGTGGGGTTGGGGTGGCGCCGCGAGATCGCCGGGCTGATAGCCGACCTCACGCCCGGCTTCTGCGAGGCGATCGCCGAGGCGGTGCCGATACGGCGCCGCCGGGCCCGGCCCGATCCGATGCTCGCCGGGCTCGCGGCCGCCGGGGTCCCGGTGATCCCGCACGGGGTCGCCCTCTCCCTGGGCGGTGTGGAACCGGTGCAGCCGGCCCGGGTCCGTCGGTTGGCGGCCTGCGCCGAGGCACTGGGATCCCCTTTGGTCAGCGAGCACATCGCCTTCGTGCGGGCCGGTGGGATCGAGGCGGGGCACCTACTGCCGGTGCCCCGCACCCGGGAGGCACTGGATGTATTGGTGCACAACATTATCCGCACCTCCGCGCAGCTGCCCGTACCACTGGCGGTGGAGAACATCGCCTCGTTCGTGGAGTGGCCGGAGTCGGACCTCAGCGAGTCGGAGTTCCTCACCGAGCTGGTGGAGCGCACCGACGTGCTGCTGGTGCTCGACGTGGCGAATGTCTATGCCAATGCCCGGAATCGGGGTCTCGACCCGCAACGCGAGCTCGCCCGGCTCCCGGTCGAGCGGGTCGCCTACAGCCACGTCGCGGGTGGCCGCCAGGGTGACGACTTCTATCACGACACCCACGCCGAACGGACGCCACCGGAGGTGCTGGACCTGGTCACCGTACTGCGTGAGCGGGTGGACACCCCGTTCATGCTCGAGCGCGACGGGCGGTACCCGCCGGCGGCGGAACTGTTCGACGAACTGGACGCGATCGCCAC
- a CDS encoding DUF2834 domain-containing protein produces MVSLIVHAVLGIAVVALIVRLNPQIFSRPPGPAFSATELAFYVVGLASIPICWYFNMRFVAQYAVPSGNPIWGPGSWQEFIALGYTNPAAGSASADYTIANVILLPLFTIIDGLRRGIRHPWLFFVTSLFTSFAFAFAFYFATIERQRRHQQAEVAVS; encoded by the coding sequence ATGGTGTCTCTCATCGTTCACGCGGTACTGGGTATCGCCGTCGTCGCACTCATCGTGCGGTTGAACCCGCAGATCTTCTCCCGCCCACCCGGGCCCGCGTTCTCTGCGACGGAGCTGGCTTTCTACGTCGTCGGCCTCGCCTCGATCCCGATCTGCTGGTACTTCAACATGCGGTTCGTCGCGCAATACGCCGTACCGAGTGGCAACCCGATCTGGGGGCCGGGAAGTTGGCAAGAGTTCATCGCACTCGGGTACACCAACCCCGCCGCGGGCTCGGCCAGCGCCGATTACACCATCGCGAATGTCATCCTGCTACCGCTGTTTACGATCATCGACGGGCTACGACGTGGCATCCGCCACCCCTGGCTGTTCTTCGTGACCAGCCTGTTCACCAGCTTCGCGTTCGCGTTCGCCTTCTACTTCGCCACCATCGAACGGCAGCGCCGCCACCAGCAGGCCGAGGTCGCGGTCAGCTGA